The DNA segment GAGCATCATGGGAGTTTGCCCGACCGCATTCTCTTTTCCGCGACGGTGTAGGTGATGGTCAGCTAAATCAAGTATTCAATATTGAGGTGAAATTCCTCAAAACTCGACTGGACGAGATCTACAAATCGGCGGGAAGAGAGAAAGGTTGcaatttggcatttattgTTGTAACAAAAAGAATTAACACACGTTACTTTGTGAATAAGCGCAATCCCGAACCTGGAACAATAGTCGATGATGTTATCACTTTGCCCGAGCGTTATGATTTCTATTTGGTTTCGCAGGCCATAAAACAAGGTACTGTTTCTCCAACGAACTACAATGTTTTGCACGACAGCATGGGTCTGAATGCTGATAAGATACAAATACTCACATACAAAATGACACATATGTACTACAATTGGTCTGGAACTTGCCGAGTCCCTGCAGTTTGTCAATATGCTCATAAGCTAGCATTTTTGATAGCTGAGAGTATTCACCGTGCACCATCTTCGAGTTTGGAGAACCAACTGTTTTTCTTGTAAAAAATTGACTATCCATTAtgaatgttttaatatttaaatcgtATCGTACATACCGAAtacttaaaatgtataataaagattaatttgatatttttattgtcgcttgcaatgtgttttttttcagtgGCAGCTGATTGATCattcaattaaatggaatCATTTCAACTGATTTCGAAAATAGATAATGGTTTGTAACTAGCTTATTGCAGTTTGTTATTATACCTGCATTATAACTTCTTGCCGGCAGGAAAAGTATGTaacagaaggaggcatctccaaccctataaagtatatatattcttgatcagcttcAGCAGCctagacgatatagccatgccCGTCTGTCCATCCTTCTGGATGAAGACCTAGATCtaagagactataagagatggagatatacattttttttcgatagcacctgttatgtttgcaggccgcaaatcgacaaaaatcgagTAATAAGTAATTTTATAGCTAGAGAATTTTGGTGTACTCAATAATATCTATAGACTTTATAATGCCtgaaaacttttgtatggtGTAAATGCCTACATCCTAggagttactttggctgacaaactggtatattttgcactttaaggtatattttgaatgtatttctGTATTAATTTACctaattttaagtatttttgtggtatattaatttgatatatattttaaaattaaaaccacAATAAtgtgcttttattcaaaatgggttgcgggtatttcacagtcaaacacacactcaattgtagctttcttgtattttttaacAACTTGAAACAATTACATTACaagttatgtatatttttctgtGAAAATTGCAGCCtccgcaataaaaataattatttatgcgTGTCTGCTTGCCGTCAGATATTTagacaatatttaattaatcaacGTAGAAGTAGTTGCAGGTACTACTAATTTTAAAAGCTGTTATTTATCAGGCGTCAGTATTTGCCCTACATTGgaggttttggttttttgctaGATTCAGTTAAAATGAATTCTGGTTTACAGCGGAAATTTAAtggaatacaaaatacacgactgattgttgttttaaagttgttaccagcaatttcatttattattaaaactttcATATGAAGCAAAAGGTATCCCAACACTAAGCTTCAGTCTTCACGACGGTCGTCTTTTCCGACACGTACAGACCATCCAAGAATTTTCGGATATCCTTGTTTTTTACGGTGGTCGACTGCTGGATAAGAGCTGCTGAGCCAGACACAGCCTCGATGTCGTTGCCCTCAACGATAAGCTCATCCTTTTGGGCCGTCGAGTTGACAACTGTCACACCGGGAGCCATCTCGACGCGTCGAATGTACTTCTCGCCCAAGAAGTTACGGATCTCGATGACTGTGTTTTGCTCGGATGTCACGCAGTTGATGGGGAAATGAGCGTACACAGCACGCATTTTGTACTGGAAGCCAAATGTCACACCTACAAGAAGtgtaattaatataatgaattaCGTGAGACTCCCAAAATATACTTACCTTTGATCATGTTCTCAATGTGACTGCACACTGTGCGCACAGCAGCGAGTTCCTTCTTAGTGCCAAACCATTTCTCAACTTTCAGAGTACGCTTGTCGGACATGTACATGTCCAGAGCAAGGTGCTTGAAGCTGCGCTTCAGCGTACCTCTGGTGCCGGTGATTGTGACAACACGGGCCTTCACTGAGGCTTTAATATCCTTGGGGATCTTGACACACTGATTCGAGTTGATCGTTCGCATTTTGACGACActgcaaataacaaatattttatgtcaGTAAGCAACGTATTCACAAAAACAGCAggaatttatgaaaaatgcatGCAGACGATTGTTGCATCAATTGAGAATTTCATACAATTTGCACtccaaattttcataaatgtaaacaaactcAATTTAAGGTTccttcaaatatgtatatttatcatacacaagcaaaaatgttgcaaaataaatacatgcataaataaatcaatattatgGCACGCAAATAACGCACTTAAGAGTCCGTAAAAACTGTCCATTGAGTTGatgtttaaaaattcattttgtgtacaaaatatttagaaaCTTACACACTGCAGACCGACCGGAAAGAGGCtgaaaaaagaaaggaaatatTTGACGTTTATTAGGGGGTTGCCACACAGGTAAAATATGTGACATATTTGGGTAATTTTTCAGGACTGCCAACTGGTTCGACTATTTTTCTTatcgaaatttaatatatgcagttttaaaacaaaaattgtgtttaattttcaCTACGTTTATTAATTTGCGGCATTTACAAAAGGGCACGAAAAATATGCGAACTTTATTTAAGATGTGTGCGTCAAGATAGCCCCGCAACTTTAGCGTCACCTATCGATACAAAAATATCGGATGTATTTATGGCTAGTCATGATATTTAGTCAAATAAGTTTAAGTGCAAATGAATCTATCGTTCTATTAAATCCATGTTTGCCAAATTGCAAAATCTGCTTATGAAAATATGTAGTTGTTAGAACATATCCCctaaatgtaataaatgttGGTAGAACTGTTTAAGAGATATTTTAGAATAGGTACAACAATTTCACTTCTATAGCCAtacaaaatgagaaaaaaaatatgttgcatTATGAGAAAATATCATgtaataatgcaaaaataaaatggcttTTATACTTGATATTCTTGTATTGATAGTTGACGCAAAGTTGAAGAACTATATTATGCCCCGTTTTCACTGCCATTCAGTCCATTAGGTTGGTCCAAGACTGCACCCAAAACCTCggttttttcggtttttgacCTATACTTCCTCCACTTCGTTAAAATCCTCATAAAAATCTTGCAATTTGagaaatttttgcattttagaaATGCGCGTGCTGTTTTTTGAATTGTTCGCCAACtcgtgtttacatttgaattgCAGAATTTTTATGAGGATTTTAACGAAGTGGAGGGAAAATTAGCGAAGTATAGAGTATAGGCCATTGCTGGcagcaatgtaatatttacataaatacatttactttttagcaACGGCATGGGTGTTTTTACGAGCGCGATATTCCTGGAAACAAtataattttcgaattaataGGGAGGAGTTTGGCATCCTTGTGGAGCGCCTTTGTGGATTGGCCAAAAAAGGCACTACATTTCTCCTCCCATAACTCGAACAACATAGCCTCGTGGATGCCACTCCACGATATTGACGGCTTGCGAGTTTTTTGGcttatctaaaatataaacaatttgctttaaaaagcaaaatcaaatttttattattttattttcatacctTGGCGCACTTtaatgtcagctgttttgttagTGGTGAGCTCTTTTTCGTTGTCATATCGATCAAAATATCGCATAATTACCCAAAATGTGC comes from the Drosophila sulfurigaster albostrigata strain 15112-1811.04 chromosome 2L, ASM2355843v2, whole genome shotgun sequence genome and includes:
- the LOC133844754 gene encoding large ribosomal subunit protein uL6; protein product: MRTINSNQCVKIPKDIKASVKARVVTITGTRGTLKRSFKHLALDMYMSDKRTLKVEKWFGTKKELAAVRTVCSHIENMIKGVTFGFQYKMRAVYAHFPINCVTSEQNTVIEIRNFLGEKYIRRVEMAPGVTVVNSTAQKDELIVEGNDIEAVSGSAALIQQSTTVKNKDIRKFLDGLYVSEKTTVVKTEA